From Flavobacteriales bacterium:
ATTCGAATTGTTGTTGCTCATCGATGCAGCGAAACGTGCCTCGGCGAAACGTGTGGTTGCAGTGATTCCTTATTTCGGATTTGCCCGTCAGGATCGTAAAGACAAACCCCGTGTTTCCATAGGCGCGAAACTGGTAGCGAATTTACTTACTGCAGCCGGTGTGGATCGTATCGTTACGATGGATTTGCATGCGGATCAGATTCAGGGATTTTTTGAAGTTCCGGTGGATCATCTTTTTGCGAGCACCGTATTTATTCCCTATGTACAAAGTTTAAATCTACCTAATCTTACCATGGCAGCACCGGATACCGGAGGAACAAAACGTGCCAATGCTTATGCGAAGTACCTCAATTGCGAATTAGCGATTTGTTATAAACAACGCAAAAAAGCAAACGAGATTGAAAGCATGACCGTAATTGGTGATGTTGCCGGGAGAGATATTGTGTTGGTGGATGACATCATTGATACTGCAGGTACATTAACCAAAGCGGCAGACATGATGCTAGAGCGTGGAGCGAGCAGTGTTCGCGCTATTTGTACACATGCCGTTTTATCGGGCAGTGCTTACGACCGCATTGAAAAATCAGGAATTTCCGAATTGATCGTTACCGATACCATTCCGCTTCGTCAGCAAAGCTCCAAAATCCGGGTGCTTACCGTAGCGAATTTGTTCAGCGATGTAATCAGCCGCGTTCAAAATTTCGAATCAATCAGTTCACATTTTATTATTCAGTAACCAATTAATTAAACATACAAAATGAAAAAAGTATCATTGAGCGGTTCGCCAAGAGCGGGCGTAGGGAAAAAAGATGCTGCCGATTTGCGCAACGAAGGAAAAATCCCTTGTGTTCTTTACGGAGGCACAGAACAAGTTTCTTTCAGTGCAAACGAAAATGAATTAAAAAAAATCGTTTGGTCGCCAGATGTATTTATGATTGAGCTCGACATCAACGGCAGAAAAGGTAATGCCCTGATTAAAGATGTTCAGTTTCACCCGGTGACAGATCGTTTAGTTCATATTGATTTTCTTGAACTTTTCCCTGGTAAACCAGTTAAAGTAAAACTTCCTGTTCGTCTTGTTGGATCTGCAGAAGGTGTTAAAAAAGGTGGTAAACTTCTTCAGAACTTCCGTAAAATTTCTGTTTTCGGTGCTCCTGAAAATCTTCCTGATTTAATTGAAGTAAATGTTGAAGCCTTGAACATTGGCGAAAATATCCGCATCAAGCATGTTTCTATTGACGGTATCCGTCTGTTAGAAGCTCCTGAAGCAGTTATTGCCTCTGTACAAACTACCCGTAATGTTGCTCAGGAAGCTGCAGCAGCTGCTACCGGTAAGAAATAATAAATTGCATTCGCTATGAAGTACCTCATCGTAGGATTAGGCAACATTGGTAGCGAATACGAAGATACCCGACATAATATCGGATTTTCAGTGCTGGACGCTCTCGCAAGGGCGTCCAGTGCTGTTTTTAGTCAGGACCGACTCGCTTATCACAGCGAAATAAAATTCAAAGGCCGTACGCTGGTTTTAATCAAGCCAACCACCTACATGAACCTTTCCGGTAAGGCCGTCAATTATTGGTTGCAGCATGAAAAAATTCAGGCGGAAAACATGATGGTGGTAACGGATGATTTAGCACTTCCATTCGGAAAAATAAGGATTCGTCCCGCAGGAAGCGATGGCGGACATAACGGACTAAAAGATATACAGGCCACCTTGGGACATGCCAATTACCCCCGCTTACGTTTTGGAATCGGTGCTGAATTCTCTAAAGGAAAACAAGTGGATTATGTATTGGGCAAGTGGAGCGAAGAAGAATTAAAAACACTTTCTGCACGTATTGATCTTGCTTGTGAAGCAATAAAAACATTTGCAGCAGCTGGATTGCAGCATGCCATGAACGGCTATAACAACAAATAATATTTTCCTAACTTACTGGAAAATATTTCTCCATGTCGCTATCGGAAGAGCGTAAAAAAAACAAAGAAGAAAGTCTGAATGTGTGGAATGGTCTGGCCGATGTGTACCAGAAAAAATTTCAGCCTATTCGTATTTACGATGAAAGTTACCGGGAATTAATTAAGATGATACCGCCTTCATCCCATGTGTTGGAATTGGGTGCGGGACCCGGAATGATTTCATCCTTTGTACATGCTTCCAGAACTGATTTACGTTTCACTATAACTGATGCAGTTCCTTCGATGGTAGAATTAGCGGCACGAAATCTTCCAACTGCAAAGGTTTTTCAATTGGATACGGATCAGATTTCAACCTTAACAGAAAATTACGATGCTGTGATAATGGGTTTTTTAATTCCTTATTTATCGATGACGGAATTGGATGATTTGTTTTGCGATTTAAAAATGAAAACGAATACGAATTGCGTCGTCTATGTAAGTTGGGTAGAAGGTAACGAAGAAGCATCGGGATGGAAAATAAATTCACGTGGTGAACGGGTTTACTTTTATTATCACCAGGGTGAAAAGGTGTTGCAAAGCTTGCTTAGGTATTTCAGTTTAACAGAAAGTAAATTATTACAGGTAGAATATCCGGTGGAGAATGGACAAGAAATTCATTCCATAGCTATATTAAAATTGCGCAGAAAAATTAATGCGTAGATTTAAAATTTCAGATGAAAACAAAGTATAATTTTCTTATTCCGATTGGCGCAATTTTACTTACGCTGCTGTTGTTTTATGTTCTGAGCAATTTTGTGTTAGTGGCAAATCCGGATCATGCACCTGTGGCAGCCAATGGAAAAGGTGTTGCCAAAGGTCTTTCGATTTTTGCTGCGTCGCTAAAGCAAATTTTTCTTCAAATTTATTTTTCACTGTGGTCGGCAGCTATTTCGCTAATGGGAGTGCTGTTATCCCTTTCGCTTGCCTTAAAATTTCAGAAACGAGATTCGGTTTATTTGCAGGGAATAAAAAATGCAATAGGAATTAACATTATTGCTTTTGGACTCCTGGTATTCTTTTTAATATGGATATAAAAAAATCCCGAACGAATCCGGGATTTTTTTGACTTAGATTTTTACTTCCGCTTTTTTCTTTTTAAAGAATAAGTTGAAGTTTTCGAAGATCACATAGACCTGCATGATATTATTCTTTTCAATTTTATGTCCTGTTTCTACAAGTTGATTAGTAACGCTGTTATAAGAACTCGATACACGGTTTGCAACTTGTAATCCATATCCCAATTCGAAGCGCATCGGGTATTTCATTTTAGGTTTGTATCCCAATAAACAAAAGGTTCGATTTTGATCCCAAAGTTTATTGTTATTGGTGTTTTCTCCTAAACCTAAAAACACTTCATTCCAGGTAACGATATAAAATGTTTTATCTTCTAATGTTGTGTGTTTTCCCAGTGGAATGGTAGCACGTAAAAAATAACGCATTCTCATTTTATAGTTGTTCGAAGGAAAATCCAATCCCATTCCATATCCTACACCTCCGGAAGTATCTGCCACTTTGGTTCCGATATAACGGAATTCATAACGGTATCGCTGATCGATCATTACTCGTCCGATTTTATTGCTGAGGGTTAATTGCGGACAAATTCTGAATTCGGGTTGAATCAAGGTTTTTCCTCCTCCTTCACTCGGCGGAGTCCAAGTTTCCCAAAATCCCAATGGCGACAATGATAAACGAACTGATTCATTCAATTGATAGTGGATCCATGGGCGATATACATGCTGAAATTTGTATTTGAATAAATTTCCAGTTGCATTGGATACATCATCAGGGTCCGACATTCTTCTATACTGATAATCGAGCTGCCATTTGAATTTGCCGCCGATCTTACCGTTAATTACGGTTTCCGTCCAAAATGAATTGCGCTGAAAATATTCTCTTTGCTGCGCATTAAGGCTTGATCCCAATAGCAATAGGATAAAAATCACTACACTTTTAATACTTATTGAATTAACCCTCATAATTGTTTTTTTATGTTGGGGCAAAATTAAGTTCATGATTTATTCATAAATGATCACTTAATTTATCTTTGTATTAATTAAATATTAAGCTGGTTAATTTAATGTTACCAAATATTAATCATTGATTTCCAGTGATTTTATAGCTTTGTTGTGTGAAAAATCTAAGACTCGTTGCGCTGTTCACAGTGCTTTATTACCCACTATTGGCGCAGAAGTCAAACCTGGAAATCGGGATTGGAATTGGAAATAATGGTCAACTCGAAAAAACGATGAATGACTTCTATTTCTATGGTCACGAAACAGCCTATTTAGATGATACCTGGGACGATAAAACGAATACGATGAAGTTTTCCTTTACCGGGGCTTATTTTATAAAGGATGACGTTGCGCTTCGTGTAAAAGCAGGATATGCCATTCGCAGGGATCAGTATGCACGGGTGAGGCCAACGGAAATTGTTGATTATACCATCGAGCAAAATGTGGTAAATGTAAATCCGGGAATTTCATTTCAGAAAAAATGGGAGCGGTTTAAATTGACCACCGGTTTCGAAATTCCTCTATTTTTTGTGAATCAATTTTTGATTCAGGAGAACTATACACAGAAACCCGATTCAGTGAACATCGCATTTCAGAATGTCAGTACCCTTACCATGCCCGGGGGAATGATGTTTGGGTTAAATCATTTTGTTGGAATTCGCTATCAGCTTAATGATGTCATTGGTATAGGTGCCGAATTCAATTACGGATTACTTTATTCGAAGTTAGGAGGGGAAATTGTACAGGAAGGAACCACGACGATTCCTGCTTTTGCTACCTCGGTTTATAAGTACACTAAAACCTATAACAAACTCTTTTTTTCGTCGCCCGAAATTTCTATGGGGATTTATTTTAATCTGACGCGTTAAATACACCGCCTTTAAATGGGCCAATCGGTACGTTCCTACACTTTGAATCGAAGGAGGATGGGTATTTACTACATTGAAATCTCATGGCCTCCTCTCTCTATATTGCCTTGTTGAAGAAAATGCTGGTAGATTATGATGCTATTGAAACTTCAGAATGGCATCCTTTATTTATCGTTGAACCGAATTACAAAACGTTTTGGTTATTTCCGCTTGATCGTTTGTTGCGGAAAAGAAATTTTTCGATTGGAAAATTAATTCCCGTTACAGAAGAATTACGAGTAGAAGGTCTCGATTGGCCGGCCAGGGCAAAAACCATGATCGGATTAAAGCGACTTGACAATATTGAGTTGTGTGTAGAATCCATATTAAAAGATAATATTCCCGGCGACTTTATAGAAACCGGTGTTTGGCGTGGTGGGGCCGGAATGTTGATGCGTGCTATCTTGTTGGAGAAAAATATTGTTGACCGAAAAATCTGGTTGGCAGATTCATTTCAAGGTTTGCCCAAACCGGATGAAAAAAATTATGCAGCAGACAAAAATAATCCGCTGTATAAATACAAGATTCTTAAAGCGAGTCTGGAAGAAGTTATTCAAAATTTTAAAAAGTTTGATTTACCACTGGATCAAGTTGAATTTGTTCAAGGCTGGTTTAAGGACACCCTGCCTCAATGTAAAGTAGAACAACTCTCACTCCTTCGACTGGATGGCGATTTATATGAATCCACCATATTGGCGCTTGACCATTTATACCCCAAACTTTCTCAAGGCGGATTTGTAATTGTAGATGATTATAATGCCTTTCCAAATTGCAGAAAGGCAGTTGATGATTTTCGGACCAAATTTGGAATAAATCAGGAGCTAATTACGATTGATCGCGAGGCTGTGTATTGGAGAAAATGAAGGAGAAAAAAATTCAGCATATTTATTGGTTCGCTTATTATGGACTTTCATCTCCAAGCGTAAGATACAGGGCCTTATTTCCATTGCAGGATTTTAATGCAAAAAGGGAAATAACTTATGATTTAGTTTTGCCCGGATATAAAATCAAAAACTTACTTCAATTTTTTAAGGTATATTTTTCTATTCTCTTTTTTAGGAAAAAGCATTCGATCATCGTTATACAACGAATTCAATCGCGCTTTATTTATGCTTTTCTTTTGAAGCTTCTGATTAGAATTAGAAATGACAATACGATTTATGATTTAGATGATGCAGATTATCTCGATACGGATCCAACTACCATTTATTATTTTGCGAAACATTGTTCTGCAATTGCGGCCGGAAGCGAGCGCATTAAAAGGCATTTGGAGGCATTTAACAGAAATGTTTTTCATGTTACTTCACCAGTGGTTGATTTAGGTATCTGCAAAGGCAAGCGAAATGAAAAATTCACCATCGGCTGGATAGGCGATTTCGGAGGTGAACACCGGCGCTGTCTGGAAGAGCTGCTGTTTCCTGTGTTAATTGATATCGATTTTCCGGTTACTCTTGTACTAATGGGAATTAAAACATTCGAAGAGAAATCTCAGGTTTTGCAGCAATTTACTTTTTCAAAAACCATTTCTTTAGAAATACCAATGGATATTGACTGGACGAATGAGCACTCAATTCAACAGGAAATCTCCAAATTTGATGTTGGTATAGCAACACTGAATAATAAACCGATTCAACTCTCTAAATCCGGAATTAAGGCCAAGCAATATCTCAATAATGGAGTGCCAACCATCAGTTCTGATTTAAAAGAAAACAATCGTTTTGTTATGCATGAGAAAAATGGTTTTCTCTGTACCACATCAATAGAGTTTCTTAAGTCTATTCGGCGCTTAAGGGATATGGATGATTCGAATTATGAATTAATGGTGACTGAAGCCTTAAATTCGAGGGTTTATTTTAATCATGATTATTACTATCATGCTATTCTGGAGATGGTAGATTAGATGTATATATCGCTTTAAACTGCTTAATGTCGAATTATTCCAATTAGTGTCAGGATAATTCTATATTTGGAAATGCATCTGAATCCCGAAATAGTTCAACTTTCTGAAAAACGGTTATTCGGGAAAATGGGATTAATTTCATTTGCGCAATTTAATGTTGCGCCCATTTGGAAATCCTTTCAGCAGGAGAAGCATGGTTTAGTCCCAGCAAAACCCTTTGAAGTTATTTCAGCAGCGGTATATCCTTCCGGATTTTTTAAATCATTTAATCCCACAACTCCATTTGAAAAATGGGCAGCCCTGGAAGTAAAGCACGATGCAAATCTGCCGGATGGATTTTTAGAATTAATTATTCCAGACGGATTCTATGCCCGCTTTTTATATAAGGGATCATCTGCAGACCGAAGTTTTATGCAGTCGATTTTTAGCGAGTGGTTGCCTGCTTCAGAATATGAATTAGATGATCGTCCACATTTCGAGATCCTGGGTCCTAATTACCGGAACAATGATCCTGAATCGGAAGAGGAGATTTGGGTGCCGGTTCGGAATCGATAAGCGTTATTGATTAAAAGCTATCAATCCACTTCAAAACCTTCTTTTAAACGAATTCCGGTTAACTCCCGAATTTCAGCAATGAATTGATCCAGCTGTTCTTCATTTTCGGTGGTGAGCAGGAGAATTTCATTTTCCTTGTAATCCCTGATTGAAATGGACCAGGATGGGACACCCCTAAGCTTGTTCCTTCGTTCTTTGTAATAGACAACAGTTGATTTTACCAGTTCTTTTACAGTATAAAAGGGGATTTCAAAACTGTTGTTGTAAATTATTTTTTTGTTGTCCCCATCAATGGTGATGCTTAAATTTTCATAGGCCCGTTTCATGAAAATAATGCCCGGAAGAATAAACAACAATGGAAAGGGGAAAAAATAAAGTAATGATTGGGGTGATTGACTGACCAGCCCATAGAGTATCAGTATTCCGATGGCAATGAAACCTAAAGCCCATTGGTATAGATAGGTTGAATTGGTGGTGATAAAGATTTTATTCTCTTCCCGACTTACAAACCGGTAGGAGTATTGCTCTTTTTGTGGACTTATTAAAGATGGAATCAGATATTTGGTGCTCTTAAGGATAAAATTAAATACCCGGTCTTCCCATCTTATTTTAGATTTTTTTTTCATGCTTTAAATTCCCGCACTTATCAGCATACAGGTATAGGAAAACAAAAAAGATGACACATTAATTATTCGCGATTTGATGCCTGAATTTAATTGCCGGTTTTCCACTTTATAATATCGTTTAAATGTAATCACCGTAAAGGTGTAGGTAATAATATAAACCATCATAATATCGATATGTGCGGTTCGGATAGGTTTTGGTCCGCCTAACATTTGAATTTCCCAAATGAACCAGGTAGAAAATCCAACCAATGCAAGGTACATGGCTCTTAATGGATTTTCGTTTTTAAGCAGCCACTTAAAATTGGTTCTTTCTGAATAAAAGACATACATCTCCAGTCCGGTCGAAAAAAGTGTTAATCCAAAAAGTCCCAAATAGAATTTAGACGCGATGCTTTTGGGAAGATCAAAATAATGAGGGATGGCATAGAGGAGGAGAAAATATTGAAATAGCGATAGAAAAATGAAAATTCCTCCTACTGCTTTTGCATTTTCATTCAGATAGTATTTGTCTTTTAGAAAAAGAGCCATCGATAAATTGACCCATAAACTGAATAGAAAAAATGCAATACAAAAAACACCCATGATGTAGTTCGGTTCATTGGGATCAATTGCAGCATATATGGCTTTTCTAAAGGGTGCCGTAATTAGAAATGAAACCCCTAGTGCAAAATTGACCAGGGTGTCGGGATTAAAGGGAAGTTTAATTTTTTGTTTCATTGATAATTTAAATTTTACGGCGGTCATTTTCTCCAAGACTTTCCCATAATATCTGCATGATGGTTTCTTCCACTTTAGCACCATTTCCATTTAGCGGATGAATGGACCGGATAATATTCATGCGGAGATCCAGATTTTTTTCCGGAGAATTTTCGGGTTTCATTCCGAGGGCATTCAGTTTAATTTCGGCATCCGAATAGCCTTGCAATGTATCATTGAGCTCAGCACATTGGTAACACATGCCTTGCTTGTTGATGATGGCACATCGGTGCTGGTATTTCTCCTTCAATTCTTTTCTTCCTTCGAACAACAAGTGTTTAACCACGCCTTCGCTTAAATTTAAAATATCAGCAATTTCATTTCGTTTAAACTCATACACTTCTTTTAGAATGATGGCAATTTGTTTTTCAAGAGAAAGATTTTTAGTGATGCAGGTAAAACAATAATTGATGTGTTCTTCCAGTTCAAATTTTTGTTCGGTCTGACTCCGGAATGATCCGACTATTTTCTCCAGATTTTTAGGATCCGATTCTGCTGCTTTTCTGCAGGTGTCCTGCGCATCCAATTCCCATCGGCGTTTTACCCGTTGCTGATCTCTCGCAATATTGGTAGCAATACTAAATACCCAGGTTTTTAAAGAGGATTCTCCCTTGAATAAGTGATATTTTTCGCTGGCACGGATAAAGGTGTCGTGAAGAATATCTTCGGCATCCTGTTTATTGGCTGTTAAACGGTAAAGGTAACCTAACAGTTGGTCGGAAAAATTGGAAAAAGCAGATGAAATTTCAGAATTCATATATCCAAATACCTGGTCTTGTTCTAAACAGTGGCGAAATATACAACCATTGAAAGATACAAAAAAGATAGTGGAAATAATGACCTTGAAAAATCAACAAGTTTTAGCACAACTGCTCATTGCTAATTACCAATAATGGAAGTGTGGTGCTCACGGTCATGGTTCCTGAATTGCTGTTTTTTATCAGCGACTCGAAAAATCCCATGCGGTGGTGGACCATTACCAGTAAATCGGCATGGTTTTCTGTAGTTCCATCAAGAATACCTTGCTGGATATTTTTGTTGCGCACATATTGAAATTGGTAATCCAGATCTTTGAGAAGTGGTTTTAATTTTTCCTCCATCTGTTGATCGGGTTCTCTTTCGTTTTCTTTATTAAGGACATGCAACACATCCAGTTTTGCCGCATTGATTTTTACCATATTTCTTAAGGTGGTGAGTTCACAATTTTCTTTTATGTATTGTGCATCGCAGGCATAGGTTATTTTTTTAATGCCTTTATACTTGCTGGTGTCCGGAACAACCAGTAATGGAAATTGCATTAATTGAATTGCGGAAGTGGTAGTGTTTCCAAACCATTTATATTCCGGCAAATTATTTTGAATGCCCATAACGACTAAATCTACCCGATGATCCGAAGTATATTCTTTCAGGTTTTCGATCGTGTCGTTTTGGCGGATTTCAAAATCAACCGCAATACCGTATTTTGAATGAAGGTCCAGTGCTATTTTGTTTAATTCACTTTTATGTTGTGCCATTAATTTATCGATGGTTCCGGTATTTGCAAGTGCATTACTGGCATGAATACTTAATTTAAACACATGAAACAAAGTTAATTTTGCCCCTGAAATACGGGCTAACTCAGCAGCATAGTGAGTGGCATT
This genomic window contains:
- a CDS encoding DUF2490 domain-containing protein codes for the protein MRVNSISIKSVVIFILLLLGSSLNAQQREYFQRNSFWTETVINGKIGGKFKWQLDYQYRRMSDPDDVSNATGNLFKYKFQHVYRPWIHYQLNESVRLSLSPLGFWETWTPPSEGGGKTLIQPEFRICPQLTLSNKIGRVMIDQRYRYEFRYIGTKVADTSGGVGYGMGLDFPSNNYKMRMRYFLRATIPLGKHTTLEDKTFYIVTWNEVFLGLGENTNNNKLWDQNRTFCLLGYKPKMKYPMRFELGYGLQVANRVSSSYNSVTNQLVETGHKIEKNNIMQVYVIFENFNLFFKKKKAEVKI
- a CDS encoding 50S ribosomal protein L25/general stress protein Ctc; amino-acid sequence: MKKVSLSGSPRAGVGKKDAADLRNEGKIPCVLYGGTEQVSFSANENELKKIVWSPDVFMIELDINGRKGNALIKDVQFHPVTDRLVHIDFLELFPGKPVKVKLPVRLVGSAEGVKKGGKLLQNFRKISVFGAPENLPDLIEVNVEALNIGENIRIKHVSIDGIRLLEAPEAVIASVQTTRNVAQEAAAAATGKK
- the pth gene encoding aminoacyl-tRNA hydrolase; this encodes MKYLIVGLGNIGSEYEDTRHNIGFSVLDALARASSAVFSQDRLAYHSEIKFKGRTLVLIKPTTYMNLSGKAVNYWLQHEKIQAENMMVVTDDLALPFGKIRIRPAGSDGGHNGLKDIQATLGHANYPRLRFGIGAEFSKGKQVDYVLGKWSEEELKTLSARIDLACEAIKTFAAAGLQHAMNGYNNK
- a CDS encoding TylF/MycF family methyltransferase: MASSLYIALLKKMLVDYDAIETSEWHPLFIVEPNYKTFWLFPLDRLLRKRNFSIGKLIPVTEELRVEGLDWPARAKTMIGLKRLDNIELCVESILKDNIPGDFIETGVWRGGAGMLMRAILLEKNIVDRKIWLADSFQGLPKPDEKNYAADKNNPLYKYKILKASLEEVIQNFKKFDLPLDQVEFVQGWFKDTLPQCKVEQLSLLRLDGDLYESTILALDHLYPKLSQGGFVIVDDYNAFPNCRKAVDDFRTKFGINQELITIDREAVYWRK
- a CDS encoding RNA polymerase sigma factor codes for the protein MNSEISSAFSNFSDQLLGYLYRLTANKQDAEDILHDTFIRASEKYHLFKGESSLKTWVFSIATNIARDQQRVKRRWELDAQDTCRKAAESDPKNLEKIVGSFRSQTEQKFELEEHINYCFTCITKNLSLEKQIAIILKEVYEFKRNEIADILNLSEGVVKHLLFEGRKELKEKYQHRCAIINKQGMCYQCAELNDTLQGYSDAEIKLNALGMKPENSPEKNLDLRMNIIRSIHPLNGNGAKVEETIMQILWESLGENDRRKI
- a CDS encoding class I SAM-dependent methyltransferase encodes the protein MSLSEERKKNKEESLNVWNGLADVYQKKFQPIRIYDESYRELIKMIPPSSHVLELGAGPGMISSFVHASRTDLRFTITDAVPSMVELAARNLPTAKVFQLDTDQISTLTENYDAVIMGFLIPYLSMTELDDLFCDLKMKTNTNCVVYVSWVEGNEEASGWKINSRGERVYFYYHQGEKVLQSLLRYFSLTESKLLQVEYPVENGQEIHSIAILKLRRKINA
- a CDS encoding ribose-phosphate pyrophosphokinase; translated protein: MSTGIKFFAGRATQDLGKKIAESYGANLGQVAVSTFSDGEFQPSFEETVRGKDVFIVQSTIPPSDNLFELLLLIDAAKRASAKRVVAVIPYFGFARQDRKDKPRVSIGAKLVANLLTAAGVDRIVTMDLHADQIQGFFEVPVDHLFASTVFIPYVQSLNLPNLTMAAPDTGGTKRANAYAKYLNCELAICYKQRKKANEIESMTVIGDVAGRDIVLVDDIIDTAGTLTKAADMMLERGASSVRAICTHAVLSGSAYDRIEKSGISELIVTDTIPLRQQSSKIRVLTVANLFSDVISRVQNFESISSHFIIQ
- a CDS encoding universal stress protein yields the protein MKSILVPTDFSEPANNATHYAAELARISGAKLTLFHVFKLSIHASNALANTGTIDKLMAQHKSELNKIALDLHSKYGIAVDFEIRQNDTIENLKEYTSDHRVDLVVMGIQNNLPEYKWFGNTTTSAIQLMQFPLLVVPDTSKYKGIKKITYACDAQYIKENCELTTLRNMVKINAAKLDVLHVLNKENEREPDQQMEEKLKPLLKDLDYQFQYVRNKNIQQGILDGTTENHADLLVMVHHRMGFFESLIKNSNSGTMTVSTTLPLLVISNEQLC
- a CDS encoding GyrI-like domain-containing protein; translation: MEMHLNPEIVQLSEKRLFGKMGLISFAQFNVAPIWKSFQQEKHGLVPAKPFEVISAAVYPSGFFKSFNPTTPFEKWAALEVKHDANLPDGFLELIIPDGFYARFLYKGSSADRSFMQSIFSEWLPASEYELDDRPHFEILGPNYRNNDPESEEEIWVPVRNR